From a region of the Teredinibacter turnerae genome:
- the trpE gene encoding anthranilate synthase component I: protein MTPELFSQLAAAGHNRIPVRREVLADTETPLSSYFKLANGPYSYLFESVQGGEKWGRYSIIGLPARERLEVRENTVQFFNESGLVESSECDDPLEFVKNWQKSFNVAEVDGLPSFNGGLVGYFAYDCVRYVEPRLRGNAPDDEIGTPEILLMVSDEILVFDNLKGKIHLIVLADPARANALQLANDRLDALEAKLASGPGNIPAMPAMNTSKGITACEGDFESSYGCEKFQADVGRLKDYILAGDTMQIVLSQRMSYPFTAPPVNLYRALRCLNPSPYMYFMNLGDHHVVGSSPEILARLENGEMTVRPIAGTRRRGYSEEEDKALEAELVADPKEIAEHLMLIDLGRNDVGRVAEIGSVKLTEKMVVERFSHVMHITSNVTGRLKADKDAMDVLRAALPAGTLSGAPKIRAMEIIDELEPVKRGIYGGAIGYLAWNGNMDTAIAIRTAVIKDGKIFVQAGAGVVADSQPELEWKETMNKARALFSAVDWVV, encoded by the coding sequence ATGACACCCGAATTGTTTTCTCAATTGGCCGCTGCTGGCCACAATCGTATTCCTGTTCGCCGTGAAGTTCTGGCCGACACTGAAACGCCGCTATCCAGCTATTTTAAACTGGCCAACGGCCCATATTCCTACTTGTTTGAGTCTGTCCAGGGCGGAGAGAAGTGGGGGCGCTACTCCATTATTGGCCTGCCAGCCCGCGAGCGCCTTGAAGTGCGCGAAAATACCGTGCAGTTTTTTAACGAGTCGGGGTTGGTGGAATCCAGCGAGTGCGACGATCCATTGGAATTCGTCAAAAACTGGCAGAAAAGTTTCAACGTAGCGGAGGTCGATGGACTGCCCAGCTTTAACGGCGGTTTGGTCGGGTATTTTGCATACGACTGTGTTCGCTATGTAGAGCCTCGTCTGCGGGGCAACGCACCGGATGACGAAATCGGCACGCCGGAAATTCTGCTGATGGTATCCGATGAAATTCTGGTATTCGACAACCTCAAAGGCAAAATCCACCTGATTGTGCTGGCAGACCCCGCGCGTGCGAACGCCCTGCAACTCGCGAATGACCGCCTGGATGCTCTCGAGGCGAAACTCGCCAGTGGCCCCGGTAACATCCCGGCAATGCCCGCGATGAATACGTCCAAAGGCATCACCGCGTGCGAAGGCGACTTCGAATCCAGCTACGGGTGCGAGAAATTCCAGGCCGACGTGGGCCGCCTGAAAGACTACATTCTCGCCGGCGATACCATGCAGATTGTACTGTCGCAGCGTATGTCCTACCCGTTCACTGCACCGCCGGTTAACCTCTATCGCGCCCTGCGTTGCCTTAACCCTTCGCCCTACATGTATTTCATGAATCTGGGGGATCACCACGTCGTTGGCTCCAGCCCGGAAATTCTGGCCCGCCTCGAAAACGGTGAAATGACGGTGCGGCCAATTGCCGGAACACGCCGCCGTGGCTACTCAGAAGAGGAAGACAAAGCGCTGGAAGCAGAATTAGTTGCCGACCCAAAAGAAATTGCGGAACACTTAATGCTTATAGATTTGGGTCGCAATGATGTGGGCCGCGTCGCAGAGATCGGTTCCGTCAAGCTGACGGAGAAAATGGTAGTAGAGCGGTTCTCGCACGTCATGCACATCACGTCCAATGTTACTGGCCGGCTCAAGGCCGATAAGGACGCCATGGACGTGCTGCGCGCGGCTTTGCCGGCAGGTACCCTTTCTGGCGCTCCGAAAATTCGTGCAATGGAAATCATTGACGAACTGGAGCCGGTGAAGCGGGGCATCTATGGCGGCGCCATCGGCTACCTGGCGTGGAATGGTAATATGGACACAGCAATTGCAATTCGTACAGCGGTTATCAAGGACGGTAAGATTTTTGTCCAGGCGGGCGCCGGGGTTGTTGCTGACTCACAACCAGAGCTTGAGTGGAAGGAAACCATGAACAAAGCGCGCGCGCTCTTCTCAGCGGTCGATTGGGTGGTATAG
- the prsK gene encoding XrtA/PEP-CTERM system histidine kinase PrsK yields the protein MEFSTVTQIAFASAALLFFVFSLTLIFYSKRIQLHWSFYLAAVIHAGWLASIPVTSLLAPATPGSLFCIETLHYAAWIYALVRNTEHLCSSKLPKLYKYGLYAVAIAALLLALAVDGMGYTGNHIDQLVIWQGILFSIISLLGVEQLYRNVLNYRLVKLLCLNLAFIFIFDAYLFSQSLFLYSLSADLWQARAAVAMAASLFMTVGVVTLNQPAMQSAKLTLSRPIAFYTTSLTLAGALLTLLAIAGYYVELHGGSWGTVIYTLLLATGLIAITVVFSSNTTRERLKVLINKHLFSHKYDYRAEWLRLINQLSQPTSPDEIHTRAINVVADLFKSRGGALWLRRGKVLVPVQQVNVVMDISEMIEPESTEFCLELEQEWVFSPHSPSMALAQHNELLPEWVEHLAEVWLILPLLNENSLVGFMALTEPQDRAMLNWEDLDLIKTVGRQVASYLERHEQSELLAESRQFDAFNKLAAYVMHDLKNLIAQQSLVVKNAEKHKDNPAFVEDAMNTINNSVVRMKNLLRKLQHNEPEEITVFPVKQVLIEAIRRCQKSKPTPTLRTLSDDWKAKADFDSLVMVFTHIIQNAQDATHEDGYIDIEGDIEGKILAISIEDNGSGMTLDFIQSRLFKPFETTKTGKGMGIGMYQAREYTQSLGGNIAVESSPGEGTTFIITVPVV from the coding sequence ATGGAATTCAGCACTGTTACACAAATTGCCTTCGCAAGCGCAGCCTTGCTGTTTTTCGTTTTCTCTCTCACCCTGATTTTTTACAGCAAGCGCATACAGTTACATTGGTCCTTCTATCTGGCCGCAGTGATACATGCGGGCTGGCTCGCTTCCATTCCTGTCACCAGCCTGCTGGCCCCGGCAACGCCGGGAAGCCTGTTCTGCATAGAAACCCTGCATTACGCTGCCTGGATATATGCACTGGTACGCAATACAGAGCATCTGTGCTCCAGCAAACTGCCAAAGTTGTACAAATACGGCTTGTACGCGGTCGCCATCGCTGCCCTGTTGCTCGCCCTCGCTGTGGACGGGATGGGTTACACCGGTAACCACATCGACCAACTGGTTATCTGGCAGGGTATTCTGTTTTCAATTATTTCTCTGCTGGGTGTTGAGCAGCTCTACCGCAACGTACTTAACTACCGTTTGGTAAAACTGCTGTGTTTAAACCTCGCGTTTATCTTTATTTTCGACGCCTACCTGTTCTCACAAAGCCTGTTCCTCTACAGCCTGAGTGCAGACCTGTGGCAGGCGCGCGCGGCCGTTGCCATGGCAGCCAGTTTGTTTATGACCGTTGGCGTCGTCACCCTTAACCAGCCGGCAATGCAATCGGCAAAGCTGACGCTGTCGCGCCCCATCGCATTCTATACCACCTCACTGACCCTGGCAGGCGCCCTGCTCACCCTGCTCGCCATCGCTGGTTATTACGTCGAGTTGCACGGCGGCAGCTGGGGAACGGTGATCTATACCCTGCTGCTGGCAACCGGGCTGATTGCCATCACCGTCGTATTTTCTTCGAATACCACCCGCGAGCGCCTCAAAGTACTGATCAACAAACACCTGTTCAGCCACAAATACGACTATCGTGCAGAGTGGCTGCGATTGATCAACCAGCTTTCGCAACCCACCAGTCCGGATGAAATTCACACGCGCGCAATAAACGTGGTTGCCGATCTGTTTAAGAGTCGCGGCGGAGCACTCTGGTTGCGCCGTGGCAAGGTGCTGGTGCCTGTGCAGCAGGTCAATGTAGTGATGGATATCTCCGAAATGATTGAACCGGAGTCCACGGAGTTTTGCCTGGAACTGGAGCAGGAGTGGGTGTTTTCGCCGCACTCACCGAGCATGGCACTGGCGCAACACAACGAACTGCTACCGGAGTGGGTGGAGCACCTGGCAGAAGTGTGGCTGATTCTGCCGTTGCTCAACGAGAACAGTTTGGTCGGTTTTATGGCGCTCACGGAGCCGCAGGATAGAGCCATGCTGAATTGGGAAGACCTCGACTTGATCAAAACCGTCGGCCGCCAGGTCGCCAGCTACCTCGAACGCCACGAGCAATCTGAGCTGCTGGCCGAGTCGCGCCAGTTCGATGCGTTTAACAAGTTGGCTGCCTACGTTATGCACGATTTAAAAAATCTTATCGCACAACAATCACTGGTGGTGAAAAACGCGGAAAAGCACAAAGACAACCCGGCGTTTGTCGAGGATGCTATGAACACTATCAACAATTCTGTTGTGCGCATGAAAAACCTGTTGCGCAAGTTACAGCATAACGAGCCGGAAGAGATTACCGTATTTCCAGTCAAGCAGGTGCTGATTGAGGCTATAAGGCGCTGCCAAAAATCGAAGCCAACGCCGACCCTGCGCACTTTGTCTGATGACTGGAAAGCAAAAGCGGATTTCGATAGCCTCGTGATGGTGTTCACCCACATTATCCAAAATGCGCAGGACGCGACACACGAAGATGGCTATATCGACATCGAAGGCGATATAGAAGGCAAAATTCTCGCAATCAGTATCGAGGATAACGGCTCGGGAATGACGCTTGATTTTATTCAAAGTCGCCTGTTCAAACCCTTCGAAACAACAAAAACCGGCAAGGGCATGGGAATTGGCATGTACCAAGCGCGTGAATATACGCAGAGTCTCGGTGGCAATATTGCGGTGGAAAGCTCCCCCGGCGAGGGCACTACCTTTATAATCACCGTACCCGTCGTTTGA
- a CDS encoding XRE family transcriptional regulator: MEPTVASVTRVPLDTSAPKGAQIDRMSEIHRFSRTELDHQKILYQGTPHDKMLKVFRDLRTRVYAKAEGKNFLCMVTSVTTEGGSSHVAKNLAAAIALDKTRTSLIVDANFYAPSLDKLAVTGTDSGLTDYLDNGELGLENIIYATGIPRVRVVPVGGNTEGATERLSSGRMHEFADELKARYDDRYIIMDTPPAQEYGAETRMLASLCDFVILVVPYGMASMDEVNACIDTIGDKRIAAVVFNYSQQPA; this comes from the coding sequence TTGGAACCTACAGTCGCCAGTGTCACACGTGTACCACTGGATACCAGTGCACCCAAGGGCGCACAGATCGATAGAATGTCAGAAATCCACCGGTTCAGCAGAACGGAGCTGGATCACCAGAAGATTTTGTATCAGGGTACGCCCCACGACAAAATGCTCAAGGTGTTCCGCGACCTGCGTACCCGGGTATATGCGAAAGCCGAAGGCAAGAATTTCCTTTGCATGGTGACTTCGGTCACCACTGAAGGTGGCAGCTCCCATGTAGCCAAAAACCTCGCTGCAGCGATTGCGCTCGATAAAACCCGCACCTCGCTTATTGTCGATGCAAATTTCTATGCGCCGTCGTTAGACAAACTGGCGGTCACCGGCACCGATTCCGGCTTAACGGACTACTTGGATAACGGCGAGTTGGGCCTCGAAAATATCATTTATGCGACCGGTATTCCGCGGGTACGTGTGGTGCCGGTTGGCGGCAACACGGAAGGGGCGACCGAGAGACTGTCGTCCGGGCGCATGCATGAGTTCGCTGATGAGCTGAAAGCGCGCTACGACGACCGCTACATTATTATGGATACCCCGCCTGCGCAGGAGTATGGCGCGGAAACACGGATGCTCGCCTCATTGTGTGATTTCGTGATTCTGGTCGTGCCTTACGGCATGGCGAGTATGGATGAAGTGAACGCGTGTATTGATACTATTGGCGATAAGCGTATCGCTGCCGTGGTGTTCAACTACAGTCAGCAACCAGCCTAG
- the rpe gene encoding ribulose-phosphate 3-epimerase, with protein MSGELSATRNSYSIAPSILAADLARLGEECTAVLEAGADMIHFDVMDNHYVPNMTFGPVVCKAIRNYGITAHIDVHLMVEPVDELITRFAEAGASSITFHPEATRHADRSLELIQSYGCKGGLVLNPATPLSTIEWLVEKIDMLLLMSVNPGFGGQKFIPYVLQKVAKARALLDQHGSAARLEVDGGVKVDNIAELAAAGADTFVSGSAIFGADDYRAVISQMRDKIQPYNKNW; from the coding sequence ATGAGCGGAGAATTATCCGCCACGCGCAACTCTTACAGCATAGCACCTTCCATTTTGGCGGCCGATTTGGCGCGCCTCGGAGAAGAATGCACCGCCGTGCTCGAGGCGGGCGCGGACATGATCCACTTCGACGTTATGGACAACCACTACGTACCTAATATGACTTTTGGCCCTGTGGTGTGCAAAGCGATTCGTAACTATGGCATCACGGCCCATATTGATGTTCATCTCATGGTTGAACCTGTGGATGAGCTGATTACCCGTTTTGCCGAAGCTGGGGCATCTTCCATCACATTTCACCCGGAAGCCACCCGTCATGCAGACCGCTCGCTCGAGTTGATTCAGTCGTACGGTTGTAAAGGCGGCTTGGTATTGAACCCTGCAACCCCTCTGTCGACCATTGAGTGGCTTGTCGAAAAAATTGACATGCTTCTCCTGATGTCTGTAAATCCCGGTTTTGGCGGGCAAAAGTTTATACCCTACGTGTTGCAGAAAGTGGCTAAAGCACGAGCACTGCTGGATCAGCATGGTTCTGCCGCGCGCCTGGAAGTCGACGGTGGTGTTAAGGTCGACAATATTGCCGAGCTTGCTGCGGCGGGTGCCGATACCTTTGTCTCAGGTTCCGCCATATTTGGCGCTGACGATTATCGGGCGGTAATTTCACAGATGCGTGATAAGATTCAGCCCTACAATAAAAACTGGTAG
- a CDS encoding aminodeoxychorismate/anthranilate synthase component II, whose translation MLLMIDNYDSFTYNVVQYLGELKADVHVVRNDELSLDEIIARKPERIVVSPGPCTPTEAGVSVEVIQHFAGKIPLFGICLGHQSIGQAFGGNIVRAREVMHGKVSPIHHKGVGVFQGLTTPYLATRYHSLVIDKNTLPDCLEVTAWTETEDGQLDEIMGVRHKDFAVEGVQFHPESILSEHGHQLLENFLRAGV comes from the coding sequence ATGCTTTTGATGATCGACAATTACGACTCCTTTACTTACAACGTTGTGCAGTATTTGGGTGAACTGAAAGCCGACGTTCACGTGGTGCGTAACGACGAACTGTCGCTGGACGAAATTATCGCGCGCAAACCGGAGCGAATTGTCGTTTCTCCCGGCCCCTGTACTCCCACCGAGGCGGGCGTGTCGGTAGAAGTTATTCAGCATTTTGCGGGGAAAATACCGTTATTTGGCATTTGTCTCGGTCACCAGAGCATCGGCCAGGCATTCGGTGGCAACATTGTCCGTGCACGCGAAGTCATGCATGGCAAGGTCTCACCCATCCACCACAAAGGGGTGGGCGTATTTCAAGGCCTGACAACGCCCTACCTGGCGACCCGTTATCACTCGCTCGTTATCGACAAAAACACGCTGCCGGATTGTCTTGAAGTGACAGCCTGGACCGAAACCGAAGATGGCCAGCTGGATGAAATTATGGGCGTGCGCCATAAAGACTTCGCCGTGGAAGGTGTTCAGTTTCATCCTGAGTCGATTCTCTCTGAGCACGGCCACCAACTGCTCGAAAACTTTTTGCGTGCTGGAGTGTAA
- a CDS encoding DUF1631 domain-containing protein — translation MAPRKDRPDHIELVNKSSQKPVHPPKLLGHIQNQAQESAVRLLDHMFSATDDLFYDLSKRATSNNEQNLYFDAMREIRIKKKGVATEFLRQISTLFTELLNSDSNKRESVQAEDELGLSIVEGDDLEIELALNNMTGRTRDTYKLELYELAMRLDHLLLHIPVSEDNNPLDPKQISNAFVEACNTQLRVTIKARLILFKLFEKHVLKQLGHIYSDANQILLDAGILPKVPRQLHRSRSAEAPGQHAPDPGSSATAQQDTFEPRAATAAQPAVNFQLDVNTLSALMSSARSGAPQALPSGTLINSTGPYTYYLYSSNPGPIMASPQLSSLLTKSQPLVDRQLAAIEPRNIISDVVNQLLAKRDPEVPQALEQPDEDIINLIAMFFDNVLSDESLPLAVQSLICRLQIPVLKIALHDRSFLTDAEHPARKLINTITNAGFSFDESKPLERDPLYRKIADGIQTINRLYKTDEKVIAEFLAELEEHIVKESHKSDLVEKRTTQTEEGKSRIRQARASAQNALYQKLKTAHLPEAMNEFLTNTWLQVLVITHLKHGHDSAEWVESESLVSDIMWLCQPHNDERSLMRKKRLQPEVLQRVENGLEIAIDNPEARLQKIAAIEELLASLSDPEAPQSDFAPLNRHQIETLGKADLDQKPWEDMTALERQQSRYEQLSNKYFLEAKDIPEGVWLSYDDEQTSKTVRCKLSSKIDSESYIFVNRFGFKMMEKTRRQLAYDMQFNRARILDSRPLFERLMDKVVTQLRQAA, via the coding sequence ATGGCGCCGAGGAAAGATCGACCAGACCACATTGAACTGGTGAACAAGTCTTCCCAAAAACCGGTTCATCCGCCGAAACTTTTAGGCCATATTCAAAACCAGGCCCAAGAGAGCGCGGTGCGCCTGCTCGATCATATGTTCTCGGCGACGGACGACCTCTTCTACGATCTCTCCAAACGCGCAACCAGCAACAACGAGCAAAACCTCTATTTCGATGCTATGCGTGAAATCCGCATTAAGAAAAAGGGTGTGGCAACGGAGTTCCTGCGCCAAATAAGCACCTTGTTTACTGAATTGCTCAACAGCGACAGTAACAAGCGCGAATCCGTGCAGGCCGAGGACGAACTCGGGCTCTCCATTGTTGAAGGCGACGACCTGGAAATCGAACTCGCGCTAAATAATATGACAGGCCGCACGCGCGACACCTACAAGCTGGAACTCTACGAACTGGCCATGCGGCTCGACCATCTGTTGTTGCACATTCCCGTGAGCGAAGACAACAACCCGCTGGACCCGAAGCAGATATCCAACGCATTTGTGGAGGCGTGCAATACACAGCTTAGAGTCACCATTAAAGCGCGGCTTATTTTGTTCAAGCTGTTCGAAAAGCATGTGTTAAAGCAGTTAGGTCATATCTATTCGGATGCAAATCAGATTCTGCTGGACGCAGGTATTTTGCCCAAGGTGCCACGGCAATTGCACCGCTCACGCTCCGCAGAAGCCCCCGGCCAGCACGCGCCTGACCCCGGCAGCAGCGCAACCGCCCAGCAGGATACTTTTGAGCCCAGGGCGGCAACCGCAGCCCAGCCGGCGGTTAATTTCCAGCTGGATGTGAACACCCTCAGCGCCTTGATGTCTTCGGCCCGTTCGGGCGCACCGCAGGCACTTCCCAGCGGCACGCTGATTAACTCTACCGGCCCCTACACGTATTACTTGTACTCCAGTAATCCCGGGCCGATCATGGCATCGCCGCAACTTTCGTCTCTGCTGACGAAATCGCAGCCATTGGTCGACCGCCAACTGGCAGCAATCGAACCGCGCAATATTATTTCCGATGTGGTGAATCAGCTGCTGGCCAAACGCGACCCTGAAGTTCCCCAGGCGCTGGAGCAGCCGGATGAAGACATTATCAACCTGATCGCGATGTTCTTTGACAATGTGCTGTCCGACGAGAGCCTGCCGCTCGCGGTTCAATCGTTGATCTGCCGCCTGCAGATTCCAGTACTTAAAATCGCCCTGCACGATCGCAGCTTCCTGACAGATGCGGAGCACCCGGCACGCAAACTGATTAACACCATTACCAATGCCGGTTTCAGCTTTGATGAATCCAAACCGTTAGAGCGCGACCCGCTGTACCGCAAAATCGCCGACGGTATTCAAACCATCAACCGCCTCTACAAGACGGACGAAAAAGTTATTGCCGAATTTTTGGCTGAGCTAGAAGAACACATCGTCAAAGAAAGCCACAAATCGGATCTGGTTGAAAAACGCACAACACAAACAGAAGAAGGCAAATCCCGCATCCGCCAGGCGCGCGCGTCGGCTCAGAATGCGCTTTACCAAAAACTGAAAACCGCGCACCTGCCTGAAGCCATGAACGAGTTTCTCACCAACACCTGGCTGCAGGTTCTGGTGATTACCCACCTCAAGCACGGCCATGACAGCGCCGAGTGGGTGGAGTCGGAATCACTGGTAAGCGATATCATGTGGCTTTGCCAGCCTCATAACGACGAGCGCTCGCTAATGCGCAAGAAGCGCTTGCAACCCGAAGTGTTGCAACGGGTGGAAAACGGGTTGGAAATCGCCATCGACAACCCGGAAGCGAGGTTGCAGAAAATTGCGGCTATCGAGGAGTTGCTGGCGTCATTGAGTGATCCGGAAGCACCGCAGTCCGATTTCGCCCCGCTAAACCGCCACCAGATCGAAACCCTGGGCAAGGCCGATCTCGACCAAAAGCCCTGGGAAGACATGACCGCGCTGGAACGTCAGCAGTCACGCTATGAACAGCTTTCCAACAAGTATTTTCTCGAAGCCAAAGATATTCCTGAAGGTGTTTGGCTTTCTTACGATGACGAGCAAACCTCTAAAACAGTGCGCTGCAAGTTGAGCAGTAAAATCGACTCCGAGAGCTACATCTTTGTAAACCGCTTTGGCTTTAAGATGATGGAAAAAACCCGTCGTCAACTCGCTTACGATATGCAGTTCAACCGCGCCCGCATTCTCGACTCCCGCCCCCTTTTCGAACGTTTGATGGACAAAGTCGTTACCCAACTGCGCCAAGCTGCATAG
- the trpD gene encoding anthranilate phosphoribosyltransferase translates to MNIQQALARVVAGSDLSQDEMVEVMTAVMSGQATPAQIGGFLVALRMKSESLDEITGAAMVMRELATKVEVFANNLVDTCGTGGDGANLFNVSTAAAFVVAAAGGHVAKHGNRSVSSSTGSADVLEAAGVNLSAAPDVVARAIENVGVGFMFAPAHHSAMKHAIGPRKELALRTIFNMLGPMTNPAGVKRQVIGVFTPALCRPMAEVLGRLGSEHVMIVCSDDGLDELSIAAPSHVAELKNGVVTEYKVDPADYGFSYSDLSGLSVSSAEESLGLIRGAFKGDTSELSQKAAAIIAINAGAAIYVAGLAGSMKDGVAMAEDALSSGLAAEKLKELIEFTNV, encoded by the coding sequence ATGAATATTCAACAAGCCCTTGCTCGCGTTGTCGCGGGCAGTGATCTCTCTCAGGACGAAATGGTGGAGGTGATGACCGCAGTGATGAGTGGTCAGGCCACGCCTGCGCAAATCGGCGGCTTCCTGGTCGCCCTGCGCATGAAAAGTGAATCGCTGGACGAAATCACCGGGGCCGCAATGGTCATGCGTGAGCTGGCGACAAAAGTCGAGGTTTTCGCGAACAATTTAGTCGACACCTGCGGCACCGGGGGTGACGGGGCTAACCTCTTTAACGTTTCCACGGCTGCGGCATTTGTGGTTGCTGCAGCAGGCGGTCATGTGGCGAAACACGGTAATCGCAGTGTTTCCAGTTCCACCGGGAGTGCCGATGTGCTGGAAGCGGCTGGGGTAAATCTCAGCGCGGCGCCAGATGTGGTTGCCCGTGCAATTGAGAATGTCGGTGTCGGATTTATGTTTGCGCCGGCGCACCACAGTGCTATGAAACATGCGATTGGCCCGCGCAAAGAACTGGCGCTGCGCACTATCTTTAACATGCTTGGCCCGATGACCAATCCGGCGGGCGTTAAGCGGCAGGTCATCGGTGTGTTTACACCAGCACTGTGCCGGCCAATGGCGGAGGTGCTGGGCCGTCTGGGCTCCGAGCACGTAATGATTGTTTGTTCCGACGATGGTCTCGATGAACTTTCCATCGCCGCGCCCAGCCATGTGGCTGAATTAAAAAATGGCGTAGTCACCGAGTATAAAGTTGATCCTGCCGACTATGGTTTTAGCTATAGCGATCTGAGCGGGCTCTCTGTTAGCAGCGCTGAGGAATCTTTGGGGCTCATTCGCGGCGCGTTTAAAGGCGATACCAGCGAGCTGAGCCAGAAAGCGGCTGCCATCATTGCCATAAACGCGGGTGCGGCAATTTATGTTGCCGGTTTGGCTGGGTCGATGAAAGATGGCGTTGCCATGGCGGAAGACGCATTGTCCTCAGGGTTGGCCGCAGAAAAACTAAAAGAATTGATTGAATTTACCAACGTTTAA
- the prsR gene encoding PEP-CTERM-box response regulator transcription factor: protein MSKADAKQKLLIVEDDLGLQSQLRWHFDQYEVICASDREEAIAAIRLHEPPIVLQDLGLPPDDEGVDEGFRCIREISNLSPSAKIIVMTGNADYENAVRAVAMGAYDFYQKPVNPETLDLILQRAYHIHSLEEQNRILQEQTQTPLEGVIACDPSMLKICRTIEKLAPSDVTCTLTGESGTGKEVLAKALHELSPRAKHRMVAINCAAVPENLMESELFGYEKGAFTGANKRTLGKVETANGGTLFLDEIGDMPLPLQAKLLRFLQERVIERVGGREEIPVDVRVVCATNKNLQQMVADSTFREDLYYRICEMEIQIPPLRDRQGDKMLLARHFLRMYVKQMNAPITGFAQEAAEAIEAYQWPGNIREMENRVKRSVVMCEDKLISSEDLGLVSDESLNLNLRQVRYNAERAAILRALTMSDNNISATAKLLGVTRPTLYDLMKKYNVNVAAVQQE, encoded by the coding sequence ATGAGTAAAGCTGACGCCAAACAGAAACTGCTAATTGTTGAAGACGATCTGGGGCTGCAAAGTCAGCTGCGATGGCATTTTGATCAGTATGAAGTTATTTGTGCAAGCGACCGTGAAGAAGCCATTGCTGCAATTCGGCTGCATGAACCTCCCATTGTGTTACAGGATCTGGGTTTACCGCCCGATGACGAAGGTGTCGACGAGGGCTTCCGTTGTATTCGCGAGATTTCAAACCTGTCGCCGAGCGCGAAAATCATCGTAATGACCGGTAATGCCGACTACGAAAATGCGGTGCGAGCCGTCGCCATGGGCGCGTACGATTTTTATCAGAAGCCGGTGAATCCGGAAACCCTCGACCTTATTTTGCAGCGCGCTTACCACATCCACAGCCTCGAAGAGCAAAACCGTATTCTGCAGGAACAGACGCAAACCCCGCTTGAAGGTGTTATCGCCTGCGATCCGTCAATGCTGAAAATCTGTCGCACGATTGAAAAGCTGGCGCCGTCGGATGTGACCTGTACGCTCACTGGCGAAAGCGGTACCGGTAAAGAAGTTCTGGCAAAAGCACTTCACGAGTTAAGTCCTCGCGCAAAGCACCGAATGGTTGCGATCAACTGCGCGGCGGTACCAGAAAACCTGATGGAGTCAGAACTGTTCGGCTACGAAAAAGGTGCATTCACCGGCGCCAACAAACGCACCCTGGGCAAAGTGGAAACCGCTAACGGCGGCACGCTGTTTTTGGACGAAATTGGTGATATGCCGCTGCCGCTGCAGGCGAAGTTGCTCCGCTTCTTACAGGAACGGGTGATCGAACGGGTTGGTGGGCGCGAGGAAATACCGGTTGATGTGCGGGTTGTCTGCGCGACCAATAAAAATCTGCAGCAAATGGTTGCCGACAGTACCTTCCGTGAAGATCTCTACTACCGCATTTGCGAAATGGAAATTCAAATTCCCCCACTGCGCGACCGCCAGGGAGACAAAATGCTGCTCGCGCGACACTTTTTACGCATGTACGTTAAACAGATGAACGCGCCTATCACCGGCTTCGCCCAGGAAGCCGCAGAGGCGATAGAAGCCTACCAGTGGCCGGGTAACATCCGCGAAATGGAAAACCGCGTAAAACGCTCGGTAGTGATGTGTGAGGACAAGCTGATCAGCTCGGAAGATCTCGGCTTGGTGTCTGACGAAAGCCTCAACCTGAACTTGCGCCAGGTGCGATACAACGCAGAACGGGCGGCCATTCTGCGCGCGTTAACCATGAGCGACAATAATATTTCTGCCACCGCAAAATTGCTTGGTGTCACTCGGCCAACGCTGTACGACCTGATGAAAAAATACAACGTCAACGTCGCTGCGGTACAGCAGGAATGA